The following are from one region of the Sorghum bicolor cultivar BTx623 chromosome 2, Sorghum_bicolor_NCBIv3, whole genome shotgun sequence genome:
- the LOC8084085 gene encoding cysteine-rich receptor-like protein kinase 10 isoform X1: MVGAHSIVAVAAVLAVVLPLTAAQPYRSSTCAGGTYAANGTYQANLQLVAAALPANASATPAGFATGTVGALPNQISALALCRGDTDAPACRACVADAFPGAQQDCPSSKDVTVYQDACVVRFSDQQFLDFPGVNSPYAVSSWDSDNLTVPAAWFDAAVAALMNATVDRAVSVSVTAASSSSNSSSARKYFATGVEDFDAEHYPKIYGLAQCVPDMTVVQCRGCLGSLVASMPGFLDGKPAGRSLGVWCNLRYSVSPFYAGPAMLHLAAPAPAPAPTAVPSVVTPKNGAVLAGRRRRRRAAGIAAGVAGFVALVMLFSGVALVRFRRKIAEKNGSCRSALEKIGRAKCTVFDFFTLQEATENFSEDLKIGEGGFGIVYKGKLPDGQEVAVKKLLDSATGHGLLQLHNELQVLATLQHKNLVRLHGFCVHQNQKMLVYEYIKNGSLDNFLFEDTETGNKLSWDQQYNIIVGIAKGIMYLHEDSRIRIIHRDLKANNILLDENADPKISDFGLARLLGDHTQTKTATVAGTYGYMAPEYAIHGSVSPKIDIFSFGVLVLEIVTRRRNTSFNDCDTVNLLSDVCNLVLHCRNPHHLITGTEVSTDKLVANILQVWKCWIQGMASQFVDQTLDGFSRTQALRCIQIGLLCVQSDPDDRPDISSVVSMLTRDSMELQAPAQPAFFFGRASPVVSQPYEEHFCGYDQSDVIFQEGITVNEVTLTDPYPR; the protein is encoded by the exons ATGGTTGGTGCCCACTCTATTGTCGCCGTTGCCGCCGTACTCGCCGTCGTTCTGCCGCTCACCGCGGCCCAACCGTACCGGTCCTCGACATGTGCAGGCGGCACCTACGCGGCCAACGGCACCTACCAAGCCAACCTCCAGCTCGTTGCCGCGGCGCTCCCCGCCAACGCCTCGGCCACGCCGGCCGGCTTCGCCACGGGCACCGTTGGTGCGTTGCCTAACCAGATCTCCGCGCTGGCGCTGTGCCGCGGCGACACGGACGCACCAGCCTGCCGCGCGTGCGTCGCCGACGCGTTCCCCGGCGCGCAGCAGGACTGCCCGAGCAGCAAGGACGTCACCGTCTACCAGGACGCCTGCGTCGTTCGCTTCTCAGACCAGCAGTTCCTGGACTTCCCCGGCGTGAACTCGCCCTACGCCGTGTCGTCGTGGGACTCGGACAACCTCACGGTTCCCGCGGCCTGGTTTGACGCCGCCGTCGCGGCGCTCATGAACGCCACGGTCGACCGCGCTGTGAGTGTGAGTGTGACCGcggcaagcagcagcagcaactccTCCTCCGCCAGGAAGTATTTCGCGACGGGCGTGGAGGACTTCGACGCCGAGCACTACCCGAAAATCTACGGGCTGGCGCAGTGCGTGCCGGACATGACGGTGGTGCAGTGCCGGGGCTGCCTTGGGAGCCTCGTCGCGTCGATGCCGGGGTTCCTGGACGGGAAGCCCGCGGGGAGATCGCTTGGTGTGTGGTGTAACTTGAGGTACAGCGTGAGTCCGTTCTACGCGGGCCCTGCGATGCTGCACctcgcggcgccggcgccggcgcctgcACCAACGGCTGTGCCCTCAGTTGTTACTCCAAAGAACGGAGCAG TGCTtgcagggaggaggaggaggaggagagcagCAGGAATCGCCGCCGGGGTCGCTGGTTTCGTCGCGTTGGTAATGCTATTTTCAGGTGTCGCTCTGGTTCGCTTCAGGAGAAAGATTGCCGAAAAGAATGGTAGCTGTCGCT CAGCGTTGGAGAAAATTGGCAGAGCGAAGTGCACCGTCTTTGACTTTTTTACACTGCAAGAAGCAACTGAAAACTTCTCAGAGGACCTTAAGATCGGCGAAGGTGGTTTCGGCATTGTATACAAG GGAAAGCTCCCAGACGGGCAAGAAGTAGCAGTAAAGAAACTTTTAGACAGTGCTACTGGACATGGACTGCTGCAGCTACATAATGAATTGCAGGTATTGGCAACGCTTCAGCATAAGAACCTTGTCAGGTTGCACGGGTTTTGCGTGCATCAGAACCAGAAGATGCTTGTTTATGAATACATCAAGAACGGAAGCCTCGACAACTTTCTGTTTG AAGACACTGAAACGGGAAATAAGCTAAGTTGGGATCAGCAGTACAACATCATTGTTGGCATTGCCAAGGGAATAATGTACCTTCATGAGGATTCAAGAATTAGGATCATTCATCGAGACCTGAAAGCCAACAACATCCTGCTTGATGAGAACGCGGATCCAAAGATTTCAGACTTCGGACTAGCAAGGCTGCTGGGAGACCATACGCAGACCAAAACAGCTACGGTTGCTGGAACATA TGGTTACATGGCTCCAGAGTACGCAATACACGGAAGTGTATCACCAAAAATCGACATTTTCAGCTTtggtgtgctagtgcttgaaatTGTAACTCGGAGAAGGAACACCAGTTTTAATGACTGCGATACCGTGAATCTCCTGAGCGATGTATGTAACCTCGTTTTGCACTGCAGAAATCCACATCATCTCATCACTGGAACTGAAGTTTCAACTGACAAACTTGTGGCCAACATCTTGCAGGTATGGAAATGCTGGATACAAGGGATGGCGTCGCAGTTCGTTGACCAAACCCTCGATGGATTCTCTCGAACCCAAGCGCTAAGATGCATCCAAATTGGGCTGCTCTGCGTCCAGTCTGATCCTGACGACAGGCCTGACATTTCATCCGTCGTTTCCATGTTGACAAGGGACAGCATGGAGCTTCAGGCACCGGCACAGCCTGCGTTTTTCTTTGGGAGAGCCTCACCTGTTGTTTCTCAGCCGTATGAGGAACACTTTTGTGGTTATGACCAGTCTGATGTGATCTTCCAAGAAGGTATCACAGTGAACGAGGTCACACTCACTGATCCATATCCTAGATAA
- the LOC8084085 gene encoding cysteine-rich receptor-like protein kinase 10 isoform X6: protein MVGAHSIVAVAAVLAVVLPLTAAQPYRSSTCAGGTYAANGTYQANLQLVAAALPANASATPAGFATGTVGALPNQISALALCRGDTDAPACRACVADAFPGAQQDCPSSKDVTVYQDACVVRFSDQQFLDFPGVNSPYAVSSWDSDNLTVPAAWFDAAVAALMNATVDRAVSVSVTAASSSSNSSSARKYFATGVEDFDAEHYPKIYGLAQCVPDMTVVQCRGCLGSLVASMPGFLDGKPAGRSLGVWCNLRYSVSPFYAGPAMLHLAAPAPAPAPTAVPSVVTPKNGAVLAGRRRRRRAAGIAAGVAGFVALVMLFSGVALVRFRRKIAEKNALEKIGRAKCTVFDFFTLQEATENFSEDLKIGEGGFGIVYKGKLPDGQEVAVKKLLDSATGHGLLQLHNELQVLATLQHKNLVRLHGFCVHQNQKMLVYEYIKNGSLDNFLFEDTETGNKLSWDQQYNIIVGIAKGIMYLHEDSRIRIIHRDLKANNILLDENADPKISDFGLARLLGDHTQTKTATVAGTYGYMAPEYAIHGSVSPKIDIFSFGVLVLEIVTRRRNTSFNDCDTVNLLSDVCNLVLHCRNPHHLITGTEVSTDKLVANILQVWKCWIQGMASQFVDQTLDGFSRTQALRCIQIGLLCVQSDPDDRPDISSVVSMLTRDSMELQAPAQPAFFFGRASPVVSQPYEEHFCGYDQSDVIFQEGITVNEVTLTDPYPR, encoded by the exons ATGGTTGGTGCCCACTCTATTGTCGCCGTTGCCGCCGTACTCGCCGTCGTTCTGCCGCTCACCGCGGCCCAACCGTACCGGTCCTCGACATGTGCAGGCGGCACCTACGCGGCCAACGGCACCTACCAAGCCAACCTCCAGCTCGTTGCCGCGGCGCTCCCCGCCAACGCCTCGGCCACGCCGGCCGGCTTCGCCACGGGCACCGTTGGTGCGTTGCCTAACCAGATCTCCGCGCTGGCGCTGTGCCGCGGCGACACGGACGCACCAGCCTGCCGCGCGTGCGTCGCCGACGCGTTCCCCGGCGCGCAGCAGGACTGCCCGAGCAGCAAGGACGTCACCGTCTACCAGGACGCCTGCGTCGTTCGCTTCTCAGACCAGCAGTTCCTGGACTTCCCCGGCGTGAACTCGCCCTACGCCGTGTCGTCGTGGGACTCGGACAACCTCACGGTTCCCGCGGCCTGGTTTGACGCCGCCGTCGCGGCGCTCATGAACGCCACGGTCGACCGCGCTGTGAGTGTGAGTGTGACCGcggcaagcagcagcagcaactccTCCTCCGCCAGGAAGTATTTCGCGACGGGCGTGGAGGACTTCGACGCCGAGCACTACCCGAAAATCTACGGGCTGGCGCAGTGCGTGCCGGACATGACGGTGGTGCAGTGCCGGGGCTGCCTTGGGAGCCTCGTCGCGTCGATGCCGGGGTTCCTGGACGGGAAGCCCGCGGGGAGATCGCTTGGTGTGTGGTGTAACTTGAGGTACAGCGTGAGTCCGTTCTACGCGGGCCCTGCGATGCTGCACctcgcggcgccggcgccggcgcctgcACCAACGGCTGTGCCCTCAGTTGTTACTCCAAAGAACGGAGCAG TGCTtgcagggaggaggaggaggaggagagcagCAGGAATCGCCGCCGGGGTCGCTGGTTTCGTCGCGTTGGTAATGCTATTTTCAGGTGTCGCTCTGGTTCGCTTCAGGAGAAAGATTGCCGAAAAGAATG CGTTGGAGAAAATTGGCAGAGCGAAGTGCACCGTCTTTGACTTTTTTACACTGCAAGAAGCAACTGAAAACTTCTCAGAGGACCTTAAGATCGGCGAAGGTGGTTTCGGCATTGTATACAAG GGAAAGCTCCCAGACGGGCAAGAAGTAGCAGTAAAGAAACTTTTAGACAGTGCTACTGGACATGGACTGCTGCAGCTACATAATGAATTGCAGGTATTGGCAACGCTTCAGCATAAGAACCTTGTCAGGTTGCACGGGTTTTGCGTGCATCAGAACCAGAAGATGCTTGTTTATGAATACATCAAGAACGGAAGCCTCGACAACTTTCTGTTTG AAGACACTGAAACGGGAAATAAGCTAAGTTGGGATCAGCAGTACAACATCATTGTTGGCATTGCCAAGGGAATAATGTACCTTCATGAGGATTCAAGAATTAGGATCATTCATCGAGACCTGAAAGCCAACAACATCCTGCTTGATGAGAACGCGGATCCAAAGATTTCAGACTTCGGACTAGCAAGGCTGCTGGGAGACCATACGCAGACCAAAACAGCTACGGTTGCTGGAACATA TGGTTACATGGCTCCAGAGTACGCAATACACGGAAGTGTATCACCAAAAATCGACATTTTCAGCTTtggtgtgctagtgcttgaaatTGTAACTCGGAGAAGGAACACCAGTTTTAATGACTGCGATACCGTGAATCTCCTGAGCGATGTATGTAACCTCGTTTTGCACTGCAGAAATCCACATCATCTCATCACTGGAACTGAAGTTTCAACTGACAAACTTGTGGCCAACATCTTGCAGGTATGGAAATGCTGGATACAAGGGATGGCGTCGCAGTTCGTTGACCAAACCCTCGATGGATTCTCTCGAACCCAAGCGCTAAGATGCATCCAAATTGGGCTGCTCTGCGTCCAGTCTGATCCTGACGACAGGCCTGACATTTCATCCGTCGTTTCCATGTTGACAAGGGACAGCATGGAGCTTCAGGCACCGGCACAGCCTGCGTTTTTCTTTGGGAGAGCCTCACCTGTTGTTTCTCAGCCGTATGAGGAACACTTTTGTGGTTATGACCAGTCTGATGTGATCTTCCAAGAAGGTATCACAGTGAACGAGGTCACACTCACTGATCCATATCCTAGATAA
- the LOC8084085 gene encoding cysteine-rich receptor-like protein kinase 10 isoform X4 has translation MVGAHSIVAVAAVLAVVLPLTAAQPYRSSTCAGGTYAANGTYQANLQLVAAALPANASATPAGFATGTVGALPNQISALALCRGDTDAPACRACVADAFPGAQQDCPSSKDVTVYQDACVVRFSDQQFLDFPGVNSPYAVSSWDSDNLTVPAAWFDAAVAALMNATVDRAVSVSVTAASSSSNSSSARKYFATGVEDFDAEHYPKIYGLAQCVPDMTVVQCRGCLGSLVASMPGFLDGKPAGRSLGVWCNLRYSVSPFYAGPAMLHLAAPAPAPAPTAVPSVVTPKNGAGRRRRRRAAGIAAGVAGFVALVMLFSGVALVRFRRKIAEKNGSCRSALEKIGRAKCTVFDFFTLQEATENFSEDLKIGEGGFGIVYKGKLPDGQEVAVKKLLDSATGHGLLQLHNELQVLATLQHKNLVRLHGFCVHQNQKMLVYEYIKNGSLDNFLFEDTETGNKLSWDQQYNIIVGIAKGIMYLHEDSRIRIIHRDLKANNILLDENADPKISDFGLARLLGDHTQTKTATVAGTYGYMAPEYAIHGSVSPKIDIFSFGVLVLEIVTRRRNTSFNDCDTVNLLSDVCNLVLHCRNPHHLITGTEVSTDKLVANILQVWKCWIQGMASQFVDQTLDGFSRTQALRCIQIGLLCVQSDPDDRPDISSVVSMLTRDSMELQAPAQPAFFFGRASPVVSQPYEEHFCGYDQSDVIFQEGITVNEVTLTDPYPR, from the exons ATGGTTGGTGCCCACTCTATTGTCGCCGTTGCCGCCGTACTCGCCGTCGTTCTGCCGCTCACCGCGGCCCAACCGTACCGGTCCTCGACATGTGCAGGCGGCACCTACGCGGCCAACGGCACCTACCAAGCCAACCTCCAGCTCGTTGCCGCGGCGCTCCCCGCCAACGCCTCGGCCACGCCGGCCGGCTTCGCCACGGGCACCGTTGGTGCGTTGCCTAACCAGATCTCCGCGCTGGCGCTGTGCCGCGGCGACACGGACGCACCAGCCTGCCGCGCGTGCGTCGCCGACGCGTTCCCCGGCGCGCAGCAGGACTGCCCGAGCAGCAAGGACGTCACCGTCTACCAGGACGCCTGCGTCGTTCGCTTCTCAGACCAGCAGTTCCTGGACTTCCCCGGCGTGAACTCGCCCTACGCCGTGTCGTCGTGGGACTCGGACAACCTCACGGTTCCCGCGGCCTGGTTTGACGCCGCCGTCGCGGCGCTCATGAACGCCACGGTCGACCGCGCTGTGAGTGTGAGTGTGACCGcggcaagcagcagcagcaactccTCCTCCGCCAGGAAGTATTTCGCGACGGGCGTGGAGGACTTCGACGCCGAGCACTACCCGAAAATCTACGGGCTGGCGCAGTGCGTGCCGGACATGACGGTGGTGCAGTGCCGGGGCTGCCTTGGGAGCCTCGTCGCGTCGATGCCGGGGTTCCTGGACGGGAAGCCCGCGGGGAGATCGCTTGGTGTGTGGTGTAACTTGAGGTACAGCGTGAGTCCGTTCTACGCGGGCCCTGCGATGCTGCACctcgcggcgccggcgccggcgcctgcACCAACGGCTGTGCCCTCAGTTGTTACTCCAAAGAACGGAGCAG ggaggaggaggaggaggagagcagCAGGAATCGCCGCCGGGGTCGCTGGTTTCGTCGCGTTGGTAATGCTATTTTCAGGTGTCGCTCTGGTTCGCTTCAGGAGAAAGATTGCCGAAAAGAATGGTAGCTGTCGCT CAGCGTTGGAGAAAATTGGCAGAGCGAAGTGCACCGTCTTTGACTTTTTTACACTGCAAGAAGCAACTGAAAACTTCTCAGAGGACCTTAAGATCGGCGAAGGTGGTTTCGGCATTGTATACAAG GGAAAGCTCCCAGACGGGCAAGAAGTAGCAGTAAAGAAACTTTTAGACAGTGCTACTGGACATGGACTGCTGCAGCTACATAATGAATTGCAGGTATTGGCAACGCTTCAGCATAAGAACCTTGTCAGGTTGCACGGGTTTTGCGTGCATCAGAACCAGAAGATGCTTGTTTATGAATACATCAAGAACGGAAGCCTCGACAACTTTCTGTTTG AAGACACTGAAACGGGAAATAAGCTAAGTTGGGATCAGCAGTACAACATCATTGTTGGCATTGCCAAGGGAATAATGTACCTTCATGAGGATTCAAGAATTAGGATCATTCATCGAGACCTGAAAGCCAACAACATCCTGCTTGATGAGAACGCGGATCCAAAGATTTCAGACTTCGGACTAGCAAGGCTGCTGGGAGACCATACGCAGACCAAAACAGCTACGGTTGCTGGAACATA TGGTTACATGGCTCCAGAGTACGCAATACACGGAAGTGTATCACCAAAAATCGACATTTTCAGCTTtggtgtgctagtgcttgaaatTGTAACTCGGAGAAGGAACACCAGTTTTAATGACTGCGATACCGTGAATCTCCTGAGCGATGTATGTAACCTCGTTTTGCACTGCAGAAATCCACATCATCTCATCACTGGAACTGAAGTTTCAACTGACAAACTTGTGGCCAACATCTTGCAGGTATGGAAATGCTGGATACAAGGGATGGCGTCGCAGTTCGTTGACCAAACCCTCGATGGATTCTCTCGAACCCAAGCGCTAAGATGCATCCAAATTGGGCTGCTCTGCGTCCAGTCTGATCCTGACGACAGGCCTGACATTTCATCCGTCGTTTCCATGTTGACAAGGGACAGCATGGAGCTTCAGGCACCGGCACAGCCTGCGTTTTTCTTTGGGAGAGCCTCACCTGTTGTTTCTCAGCCGTATGAGGAACACTTTTGTGGTTATGACCAGTCTGATGTGATCTTCCAAGAAGGTATCACAGTGAACGAGGTCACACTCACTGATCCATATCCTAGATAA
- the LOC8084085 gene encoding cysteine-rich receptor-like protein kinase 10 isoform X7 — translation MVGAHSIVAVAAVLAVVLPLTAAQPYRSSTCAGGTYAANGTYQANLQLVAAALPANASATPAGFATGTVGALPNQISALALCRGDTDAPACRACVADAFPGAQQDCPSSKDVTVYQDACVVRFSDQQFLDFPGVNSPYAVSSWDSDNLTVPAAWFDAAVAALMNATVDRAVSVSVTAASSSSNSSSARKYFATGVEDFDAEHYPKIYGLAQCVPDMTVVQCRGCLGSLVASMPGFLDGKPAGRSLGVWCNLRYSVSPFYAGPAMLHLAAPAPAPAPTAVPSVVTPKNGAGRRRRRRAAGIAAGVAGFVALVMLFSGVALVRFRRKIAEKNAALEKIGRAKCTVFDFFTLQEATENFSEDLKIGEGGFGIVYKGKLPDGQEVAVKKLLDSATGHGLLQLHNELQVLATLQHKNLVRLHGFCVHQNQKMLVYEYIKNGSLDNFLFEDTETGNKLSWDQQYNIIVGIAKGIMYLHEDSRIRIIHRDLKANNILLDENADPKISDFGLARLLGDHTQTKTATVAGTYGYMAPEYAIHGSVSPKIDIFSFGVLVLEIVTRRRNTSFNDCDTVNLLSDVCNLVLHCRNPHHLITGTEVSTDKLVANILQVWKCWIQGMASQFVDQTLDGFSRTQALRCIQIGLLCVQSDPDDRPDISSVVSMLTRDSMELQAPAQPAFFFGRASPVVSQPYEEHFCGYDQSDVIFQEGITVNEVTLTDPYPR, via the exons ATGGTTGGTGCCCACTCTATTGTCGCCGTTGCCGCCGTACTCGCCGTCGTTCTGCCGCTCACCGCGGCCCAACCGTACCGGTCCTCGACATGTGCAGGCGGCACCTACGCGGCCAACGGCACCTACCAAGCCAACCTCCAGCTCGTTGCCGCGGCGCTCCCCGCCAACGCCTCGGCCACGCCGGCCGGCTTCGCCACGGGCACCGTTGGTGCGTTGCCTAACCAGATCTCCGCGCTGGCGCTGTGCCGCGGCGACACGGACGCACCAGCCTGCCGCGCGTGCGTCGCCGACGCGTTCCCCGGCGCGCAGCAGGACTGCCCGAGCAGCAAGGACGTCACCGTCTACCAGGACGCCTGCGTCGTTCGCTTCTCAGACCAGCAGTTCCTGGACTTCCCCGGCGTGAACTCGCCCTACGCCGTGTCGTCGTGGGACTCGGACAACCTCACGGTTCCCGCGGCCTGGTTTGACGCCGCCGTCGCGGCGCTCATGAACGCCACGGTCGACCGCGCTGTGAGTGTGAGTGTGACCGcggcaagcagcagcagcaactccTCCTCCGCCAGGAAGTATTTCGCGACGGGCGTGGAGGACTTCGACGCCGAGCACTACCCGAAAATCTACGGGCTGGCGCAGTGCGTGCCGGACATGACGGTGGTGCAGTGCCGGGGCTGCCTTGGGAGCCTCGTCGCGTCGATGCCGGGGTTCCTGGACGGGAAGCCCGCGGGGAGATCGCTTGGTGTGTGGTGTAACTTGAGGTACAGCGTGAGTCCGTTCTACGCGGGCCCTGCGATGCTGCACctcgcggcgccggcgccggcgcctgcACCAACGGCTGTGCCCTCAGTTGTTACTCCAAAGAACGGAGCAG ggaggaggaggaggaggagagcagCAGGAATCGCCGCCGGGGTCGCTGGTTTCGTCGCGTTGGTAATGCTATTTTCAGGTGTCGCTCTGGTTCGCTTCAGGAGAAAGATTGCCGAAAAGAATG CAGCGTTGGAGAAAATTGGCAGAGCGAAGTGCACCGTCTTTGACTTTTTTACACTGCAAGAAGCAACTGAAAACTTCTCAGAGGACCTTAAGATCGGCGAAGGTGGTTTCGGCATTGTATACAAG GGAAAGCTCCCAGACGGGCAAGAAGTAGCAGTAAAGAAACTTTTAGACAGTGCTACTGGACATGGACTGCTGCAGCTACATAATGAATTGCAGGTATTGGCAACGCTTCAGCATAAGAACCTTGTCAGGTTGCACGGGTTTTGCGTGCATCAGAACCAGAAGATGCTTGTTTATGAATACATCAAGAACGGAAGCCTCGACAACTTTCTGTTTG AAGACACTGAAACGGGAAATAAGCTAAGTTGGGATCAGCAGTACAACATCATTGTTGGCATTGCCAAGGGAATAATGTACCTTCATGAGGATTCAAGAATTAGGATCATTCATCGAGACCTGAAAGCCAACAACATCCTGCTTGATGAGAACGCGGATCCAAAGATTTCAGACTTCGGACTAGCAAGGCTGCTGGGAGACCATACGCAGACCAAAACAGCTACGGTTGCTGGAACATA TGGTTACATGGCTCCAGAGTACGCAATACACGGAAGTGTATCACCAAAAATCGACATTTTCAGCTTtggtgtgctagtgcttgaaatTGTAACTCGGAGAAGGAACACCAGTTTTAATGACTGCGATACCGTGAATCTCCTGAGCGATGTATGTAACCTCGTTTTGCACTGCAGAAATCCACATCATCTCATCACTGGAACTGAAGTTTCAACTGACAAACTTGTGGCCAACATCTTGCAGGTATGGAAATGCTGGATACAAGGGATGGCGTCGCAGTTCGTTGACCAAACCCTCGATGGATTCTCTCGAACCCAAGCGCTAAGATGCATCCAAATTGGGCTGCTCTGCGTCCAGTCTGATCCTGACGACAGGCCTGACATTTCATCCGTCGTTTCCATGTTGACAAGGGACAGCATGGAGCTTCAGGCACCGGCACAGCCTGCGTTTTTCTTTGGGAGAGCCTCACCTGTTGTTTCTCAGCCGTATGAGGAACACTTTTGTGGTTATGACCAGTCTGATGTGATCTTCCAAGAAGGTATCACAGTGAACGAGGTCACACTCACTGATCCATATCCTAGATAA
- the LOC8084085 gene encoding cysteine-rich receptor-like protein kinase 10 isoform X5, which produces MVGAHSIVAVAAVLAVVLPLTAAQPYRSSTCAGGTYAANGTYQANLQLVAAALPANASATPAGFATGTVGALPNQISALALCRGDTDAPACRACVADAFPGAQQDCPSSKDVTVYQDACVVRFSDQQFLDFPGVNSPYAVSSWDSDNLTVPAAWFDAAVAALMNATVDRAVSVSVTAASSSSNSSSARKYFATGVEDFDAEHYPKIYGLAQCVPDMTVVQCRGCLGSLVASMPGFLDGKPAGRSLGVWCNLRYSVSPFYAGPAMLHLAAPAPAPAPTAVPSVVTPKNGAVLAGRRRRRRAAGIAAGVAGFVALVMLFSGVALVRFRRKIAEKNAALEKIGRAKCTVFDFFTLQEATENFSEDLKIGEGGFGIVYKGKLPDGQEVAVKKLLDSATGHGLLQLHNELQVLATLQHKNLVRLHGFCVHQNQKMLVYEYIKNGSLDNFLFEDTETGNKLSWDQQYNIIVGIAKGIMYLHEDSRIRIIHRDLKANNILLDENADPKISDFGLARLLGDHTQTKTATVAGTYGYMAPEYAIHGSVSPKIDIFSFGVLVLEIVTRRRNTSFNDCDTVNLLSDVCNLVLHCRNPHHLITGTEVSTDKLVANILQVWKCWIQGMASQFVDQTLDGFSRTQALRCIQIGLLCVQSDPDDRPDISSVVSMLTRDSMELQAPAQPAFFFGRASPVVSQPYEEHFCGYDQSDVIFQEGITVNEVTLTDPYPR; this is translated from the exons ATGGTTGGTGCCCACTCTATTGTCGCCGTTGCCGCCGTACTCGCCGTCGTTCTGCCGCTCACCGCGGCCCAACCGTACCGGTCCTCGACATGTGCAGGCGGCACCTACGCGGCCAACGGCACCTACCAAGCCAACCTCCAGCTCGTTGCCGCGGCGCTCCCCGCCAACGCCTCGGCCACGCCGGCCGGCTTCGCCACGGGCACCGTTGGTGCGTTGCCTAACCAGATCTCCGCGCTGGCGCTGTGCCGCGGCGACACGGACGCACCAGCCTGCCGCGCGTGCGTCGCCGACGCGTTCCCCGGCGCGCAGCAGGACTGCCCGAGCAGCAAGGACGTCACCGTCTACCAGGACGCCTGCGTCGTTCGCTTCTCAGACCAGCAGTTCCTGGACTTCCCCGGCGTGAACTCGCCCTACGCCGTGTCGTCGTGGGACTCGGACAACCTCACGGTTCCCGCGGCCTGGTTTGACGCCGCCGTCGCGGCGCTCATGAACGCCACGGTCGACCGCGCTGTGAGTGTGAGTGTGACCGcggcaagcagcagcagcaactccTCCTCCGCCAGGAAGTATTTCGCGACGGGCGTGGAGGACTTCGACGCCGAGCACTACCCGAAAATCTACGGGCTGGCGCAGTGCGTGCCGGACATGACGGTGGTGCAGTGCCGGGGCTGCCTTGGGAGCCTCGTCGCGTCGATGCCGGGGTTCCTGGACGGGAAGCCCGCGGGGAGATCGCTTGGTGTGTGGTGTAACTTGAGGTACAGCGTGAGTCCGTTCTACGCGGGCCCTGCGATGCTGCACctcgcggcgccggcgccggcgcctgcACCAACGGCTGTGCCCTCAGTTGTTACTCCAAAGAACGGAGCAG TGCTtgcagggaggaggaggaggaggagagcagCAGGAATCGCCGCCGGGGTCGCTGGTTTCGTCGCGTTGGTAATGCTATTTTCAGGTGTCGCTCTGGTTCGCTTCAGGAGAAAGATTGCCGAAAAGAATG CAGCGTTGGAGAAAATTGGCAGAGCGAAGTGCACCGTCTTTGACTTTTTTACACTGCAAGAAGCAACTGAAAACTTCTCAGAGGACCTTAAGATCGGCGAAGGTGGTTTCGGCATTGTATACAAG GGAAAGCTCCCAGACGGGCAAGAAGTAGCAGTAAAGAAACTTTTAGACAGTGCTACTGGACATGGACTGCTGCAGCTACATAATGAATTGCAGGTATTGGCAACGCTTCAGCATAAGAACCTTGTCAGGTTGCACGGGTTTTGCGTGCATCAGAACCAGAAGATGCTTGTTTATGAATACATCAAGAACGGAAGCCTCGACAACTTTCTGTTTG AAGACACTGAAACGGGAAATAAGCTAAGTTGGGATCAGCAGTACAACATCATTGTTGGCATTGCCAAGGGAATAATGTACCTTCATGAGGATTCAAGAATTAGGATCATTCATCGAGACCTGAAAGCCAACAACATCCTGCTTGATGAGAACGCGGATCCAAAGATTTCAGACTTCGGACTAGCAAGGCTGCTGGGAGACCATACGCAGACCAAAACAGCTACGGTTGCTGGAACATA TGGTTACATGGCTCCAGAGTACGCAATACACGGAAGTGTATCACCAAAAATCGACATTTTCAGCTTtggtgtgctagtgcttgaaatTGTAACTCGGAGAAGGAACACCAGTTTTAATGACTGCGATACCGTGAATCTCCTGAGCGATGTATGTAACCTCGTTTTGCACTGCAGAAATCCACATCATCTCATCACTGGAACTGAAGTTTCAACTGACAAACTTGTGGCCAACATCTTGCAGGTATGGAAATGCTGGATACAAGGGATGGCGTCGCAGTTCGTTGACCAAACCCTCGATGGATTCTCTCGAACCCAAGCGCTAAGATGCATCCAAATTGGGCTGCTCTGCGTCCAGTCTGATCCTGACGACAGGCCTGACATTTCATCCGTCGTTTCCATGTTGACAAGGGACAGCATGGAGCTTCAGGCACCGGCACAGCCTGCGTTTTTCTTTGGGAGAGCCTCACCTGTTGTTTCTCAGCCGTATGAGGAACACTTTTGTGGTTATGACCAGTCTGATGTGATCTTCCAAGAAGGTATCACAGTGAACGAGGTCACACTCACTGATCCATATCCTAGATAA